In one window of Arcobacter sp. CECT 8983 DNA:
- the panC gene encoding pantoate--beta-alanine ligase: MKILKTIEELQEVTSSNKSKTTGFVPTMGALHDGHISLIKQARNENEVVVVSIFVNPTQFLPGEDLDAYPRRTEADKKICEMCKVDYLFMPEISSMYTNEEILIKACNNSYVLEGKSRPGHFDGVLQVVLKLFNLVQPTRAYFGKKDAQQLTLIQKMVKNLFLPIEIIPCEIVREKDGLALSSRNIYLDDIQRKDALLISKALYLAASQVGKGERTASIIKGKMQEIMQTLDVEYIAIVDRNFNEIQEIELKNSIILVVARFGNTRLLDNIWL; encoded by the coding sequence TTGAAAATTTTAAAAACTATAGAAGAACTTCAAGAAGTAACTTCTTCTAATAAAAGTAAAACTACAGGTTTTGTTCCTACTATGGGAGCACTTCATGATGGACACATCTCTTTAATAAAACAAGCAAGAAATGAAAATGAAGTAGTTGTAGTTTCTATCTTTGTAAATCCAACACAATTTCTTCCAGGTGAAGATTTAGATGCTTATCCAAGACGAACTGAGGCAGATAAAAAAATATGTGAAATGTGCAAGGTTGATTATCTATTTATGCCTGAAATTTCTTCAATGTACACAAATGAAGAAATTCTAATTAAAGCTTGTAATAATAGTTATGTTTTAGAAGGCAAATCTAGACCTGGACATTTTGATGGTGTTTTACAAGTTGTTTTAAAACTTTTTAATTTAGTTCAACCTACACGTGCATATTTTGGAAAAAAAGATGCTCAACAATTAACACTTATTCAAAAAATGGTTAAAAATCTATTCTTGCCAATAGAAATAATACCTTGTGAGATAGTAAGAGAAAAAGATGGTTTAGCACTTAGTTCTAGAAATATTTATTTAGATGATATTCAAAGAAAAGATGCTTTACTTATTTCTAAAGCTTTATATTTAGCAGCTTCACAAGTTGGGAAAGGTGAAAGAACAGCTTCTATTATAAAAGGAAAAATGCAAGAAATAATGCAGACCTTAGATGTAGAATATATTGCTATTGTAGATAGAAACTTTAATGAAATCCAAGAGATTGAATTAAAAAATTCTATTATACTTGTAGTTGCTAGATTTGGTAACACAAGACTTCTTGATAATATTTGGTTATAA
- the tilS gene encoding tRNA lysidine(34) synthetase TilS, with translation MQTKNFEVINTKKNLLGFSGGVDSSALFFLLLKKDISFDIAIVDYNFRKESKEEVAYAKELAKKYNKKIFLKEVVLDNTSNFEKKARDIRYGFFDEIIEKDNYESLITAHQLNDKLEWFLMQFTKGAGLNEILSFELQSTRNNYKVFKPLINTSRNELECYLKKHDIKYFIDSSNDNEKFKRNYFRKHFSNRLIKEFEEGISNSFEYLEEDLKSLKNTNSLLYKEKDLEIFKNTKDDNLNIKIIDESLKRRGILLTKKQRKEILAQKELVVSHKIVVTIFENYIYICPYIKNIVLTKEFKEICRINKIPKNVRFYIFNFLDIKEILEKIA, from the coding sequence ATGCAAACTAAAAACTTTGAAGTAATCAACACAAAAAAAAATCTATTAGGATTTTCAGGAGGTGTTGATTCTTCTGCTCTTTTTTTTCTTTTACTAAAAAAAGATATTTCCTTTGATATTGCCATTGTAGATTATAACTTTAGAAAAGAGTCTAAAGAAGAAGTCGCCTATGCAAAAGAATTAGCAAAAAAATACAATAAAAAGATTTTTTTAAAAGAAGTTGTTTTAGACAATACTTCAAATTTTGAAAAAAAAGCAAGAGATATTAGATATGGTTTTTTTGATGAGATAATTGAAAAAGACAACTATGAGTCTCTAATTACTGCACATCAACTAAATGACAAGTTAGAGTGGTTTTTAATGCAGTTTACTAAAGGAGCTGGCTTAAATGAGATTCTATCTTTCGAATTACAATCAACTAGAAATAACTACAAAGTATTTAAACCTCTTATTAACACATCAAGAAATGAATTAGAATGCTACTTAAAAAAGCATGATATTAAGTATTTTATTGATAGTTCAAATGATAATGAAAAATTTAAGAGAAATTATTTTAGAAAACATTTTTCAAATAGACTTATAAAAGAGTTTGAAGAAGGAATCAGTAATAGTTTTGAATACTTAGAAGAAGATTTAAAATCATTGAAAAATACAAATTCCTTGCTTTATAAAGAAAAAGATTTAGAGATTTTCAAAAATACTAAAGATGATAATTTAAATATTAAAATCATTGATGAAAGTTTAAAAAGAAGAGGAATACTTCTTACAAAAAAACAAAGAAAAGAAATATTAGCTCAAAAAGAGTTAGTTGTTTCACATAAAATAGTAGTAACTATTTTTGAAAATTATATTTATATTTGCCCTTATATTAAAAATATTGTTTTAACAAAAGAGTTTAAAGAAATTTGTAGAATAAATAAGATTCCTAAAAATGTAAGATTTTATATTTTTAATTTTTTGGATATAAAAGAAATATTAGAGAAAATAGCTTAA
- a CDS encoding ABC transporter permease, translating to MKLFLQKILYLIIMLFIISLISFIAINLAPNSFFASGELNPNITKESIEQLKAIYGLDKPLYVQFFSWIWAILHLDFGISFASGELVKNEILQRLPVTLTLNIISMFLIFIISLYLGIKAALNKNSLFDKFASQLSLVSFSMPSFYLALIAIMVFSIHLEILPIAGLHSVADDGSLTYYLDYAWHLILPISIITFAGIGSLTLYVRSLVIEILKSDYIFFAKARGLTKSQILKYYILPNLYPPVITLLGLSLPGIIGGSVILESIFSINGMGLLFFQSALSHDYPVIMGILIIGALLTLLGNMIADLILLKLNPNYDAK from the coding sequence ATGAAACTTTTTCTACAAAAAATATTATATTTAATCATTATGCTTTTTATTATAAGTCTTATTTCTTTTATAGCTATAAATCTAGCTCCTAACTCTTTTTTTGCAAGTGGAGAACTAAATCCAAACATCACAAAAGAGTCTATTGAGCAACTAAAAGCTATTTATGGCTTAGATAAACCTCTTTATGTACAATTTTTTTCTTGGATATGGGCAATTTTACATCTTGATTTCGGAATATCTTTTGCAAGTGGAGAGCTAGTAAAAAATGAAATATTACAAAGACTACCTGTAACTTTAACACTAAATATCATTTCAATGTTTTTAATCTTTATAATTTCTCTTTATTTAGGTATAAAAGCAGCTTTAAATAAAAATTCCTTATTTGACAAGTTTGCTAGTCAACTTTCACTAGTAAGCTTTTCCATGCCTTCTTTTTATTTAGCGTTAATTGCAATAATGGTTTTTTCTATTCACTTAGAAATCCTTCCTATTGCTGGACTTCACTCCGTTGCAGATGATGGAAGTTTAACTTACTATTTAGATTATGCATGGCACTTGATTTTACCAATTTCTATAATCACTTTTGCAGGAATTGGAAGTTTAACTCTTTATGTTAGGTCACTTGTAATTGAGATTTTAAAATCTGATTATATCTTTTTTGCAAAAGCAAGAGGACTTACAAAAAGTCAAATCCTTAAATACTATATTTTACCAAATCTTTATCCTCCTGTTATAACCTTACTTGGATTATCTCTTCCTGGAATAATTGGAGGAAGTGTAATATTAGAATCAATTTTCTCAATAAATGGAATGGGCTTATTATTCTTCCAAAGTGCCTTAAGCCATGATTACCCCGTTATTATGGGAATACTTATAATTGGTGCTTTACTTACACTTCTTGGAAATATGATCGCTGATTTAATATTATTAAAACTAAACCCAAATTACGATGCAAAATAA
- a CDS encoding flagellar basal body rod C-terminal domain-containing protein — translation MLNSLHVAQSGLYASKKAIENVSNNIANENTPGYKKRVVQLSELELTDAQFTGRGVKADSAYRITSQYMYDNLMNENTKMNYYDTISSITGNIEIMFEETDESGFSSDLDRYFQAIENLRTNPNSEIYRTTYKTQGRVLVESLQNLYSNIEKEEKLIKVSLEENVKKVNNLINEIGEINQQLGQHKEASNDLLDKRDQLEKELSKYVDIEVDRSNNEYMLKVGGEIAVRYNTNIREINLVEENSPQIDRFSTNPPSGKPGDAIAENYDIGPGDKISYKFNNEFEVSVEIGSNTYKDNEGNEYKIDFDEDGVADTVDETNYIRALSFAINSNKDISEHVTAYNGDYSVDEQGNIIDNTGKDEFLRVQANVDGEDGKFQGRIVVEEAYNPTYEGKNTVAPADRVDSDLSKPVEGYKHIVIDGEGFSALEGDFSVLASALNGSPTFSPTSYDATSETLTINGTSFSTAGKTFDDLVADINADGTYTAAEGNAFVVNNKKFITAGEDFAALATEINSDPNFVASYNAVTEQLSINGHNFSTAAPATYRDVATVINNNTSFTASTEIRGSISITVDGEEKKFNITDTTTYAQLVDKINADPDLNASVTEDGKFTISNLKNRNETLEIVEDLPTPLGIEQVNKNNGSIFKNEQQSKEAEDKVYLSVYDKEITLKSGILKGQTENLTTNSPNNKIIDYKEKLDNFARTLSDVYDKFVKTSATGDYIYGHVATDKYNGDREVKNLNLFSGMDVMSLKFNEEAVNDLNQVDLDYMATMQWKKDLEFDGFEQDASSLNITSLSEYFQEIRVNISSDKENNDFLLETQETVYQAIQFKFEQLTKVDSDEEMINLMQFQAAYTANAKIITAVDEMIQTLLGM, via the coding sequence ATGCTAAATTCATTACATGTGGCACAGAGTGGTCTTTATGCCTCAAAAAAAGCCATAGAAAATGTATCAAACAACATAGCTAATGAAAATACTCCAGGGTATAAAAAAAGAGTTGTACAATTAAGTGAATTAGAATTAACTGATGCTCAATTTACGGGACGTGGAGTAAAAGCTGATTCAGCCTATAGAATCACCTCTCAATATATGTATGACAACTTAATGAATGAAAATACTAAAATGAATTACTATGATACTATTTCAAGTATAACTGGAAATATAGAAATTATGTTTGAAGAAACAGATGAAAGTGGTTTTTCAAGTGATTTAGATAGATATTTTCAAGCAATTGAGAACTTAAGAACAAATCCAAATTCAGAAATATATAGAACAACATATAAAACACAAGGTAGAGTATTAGTAGAGTCTTTACAAAACCTATATTCAAATATTGAAAAAGAAGAAAAATTAATAAAAGTTTCTTTAGAAGAGAATGTAAAAAAAGTTAACAACTTAATTAATGAAATTGGTGAAATAAATCAACAACTTGGACAACATAAAGAAGCTTCAAATGATTTACTAGATAAAAGAGATCAACTTGAAAAAGAGTTATCTAAATATGTAGATATTGAAGTTGATAGAAGCAATAATGAATATATGTTAAAAGTTGGTGGCGAAATTGCAGTTAGATATAACACAAATATTCGTGAAATAAATTTAGTTGAGGAAAACTCTCCTCAAATAGATAGATTTTCAACAAATCCTCCTTCAGGCAAACCTGGCGATGCTATTGCAGAAAATTATGATATAGGTCCTGGTGACAAAATATCATACAAATTCAATAATGAGTTTGAAGTATCTGTTGAAATAGGTAGTAATACTTATAAAGATAATGAAGGTAATGAATATAAAATTGATTTTGATGAAGATGGTGTAGCAGATACTGTAGATGAAACAAATTATATTAGAGCCTTATCTTTTGCAATTAATAGTAATAAAGATATTTCTGAGCATGTAACAGCATATAATGGTGATTATTCTGTTGATGAACAAGGTAATATCATTGATAATACTGGAAAAGATGAGTTTTTAAGAGTACAAGCAAATGTTGATGGAGAAGATGGTAAGTTTCAAGGAAGAATTGTTGTAGAAGAGGCTTATAATCCAACTTATGAAGGTAAAAATACAGTTGCTCCAGCAGATAGAGTTGATAGTGATTTGTCTAAACCAGTTGAAGGATATAAACATATTGTTATTGATGGAGAAGGCTTTAGTGCATTAGAAGGGGATTTCTCAGTTTTAGCAAGTGCACTTAATGGAAGTCCTACTTTTTCACCTACAAGTTATGACGCTACTTCAGAAACATTAACTATTAATGGTACTTCTTTTTCAACGGCAGGAAAAACATTTGATGATTTAGTAGCTGATATAAATGCAGATGGTACTTATACAGCAGCAGAAGGTAATGCATTTGTAGTAAATAATAAGAAATTTATTACTGCTGGAGAAGATTTTGCAGCATTAGCAACTGAAATAAATTCTGACCCTAATTTTGTAGCTTCTTATAATGCAGTTACTGAGCAGTTATCAATAAATGGGCATAATTTTTCAACTGCTGCACCTGCAACTTATAGAGATGTTGCAACAGTAATTAATAATAATACTTCGTTTACTGCTTCAACAGAAATTAGAGGTTCTATTAGCATAACAGTAGATGGGGAAGAGAAAAAGTTTAACATTACTGATACTACTACATATGCTCAACTTGTAGATAAAATAAATGCGGATCCAGATTTAAATGCTTCTGTAACTGAAGATGGAAAATTCACAATTTCAAATCTAAAAAATAGAAATGAAACTTTAGAAATAGTTGAAGATTTACCAACACCTTTAGGAATAGAACAAGTTAATAAAAATAATGGTTCTATATTTAAAAATGAGCAACAAAGTAAAGAGGCAGAAGATAAAGTATATTTATCAGTTTATGATAAAGAGATAACTTTAAAATCAGGAATATTAAAAGGTCAAACAGAAAATTTAACAACAAATTCACCTAATAATAAGATTATTGATTATAAAGAAAAGTTAGACAATTTTGCAAGAACATTAAGTGATGTATATGATAAATTTGTTAAAACAAGTGCTACTGGTGATTATATTTATGGGCATGTAGCAACTGACAAATATAATGGTGATAGAGAAGTTAAAAATTTAAATCTTTTTAGTGGTATGGATGTAATGTCTTTAAAATTTAATGAAGAAGCTGTAAATGATCTTAATCAAGTAGATTTAGATTATATGGCAACCATGCAATGGAAAAAAGATTTAGAATTTGATGGTTTTGAGCAAGATGCATCTAGTTTAAACATTACATCTTTATCAGAATATTTTCAAGAGATTAGAGTAAATATCTCTTCTGATAAAGAAAATAATGATTTCTTACTTGAAACACAAGAAACTGTATATCAAGCAATACAGTTTAAGTTCGAACAACTAACAAAAGTTGATTCAGATGAAGAGATGATTAATTTAATGCAATTTCAAGCAGCATATACAGCAAATGCAAAGATTATTACTGCTGTAGATGAGATGATCCAAACTCTTCTTGGAATGTAA
- the fliD gene encoding flagellar filament capping protein FliD — translation MAEGILGLGSSSLNQELFDKLKEADRAARVQPIEDRLNAITEEGGESDALKAIIEQVNIFLDSVKPFDLFVKGGINAFNQKSANVVGTSAVFDAVNVGKISEGTTEVFVEQLAKKDVFQSNTFTDKDAKIPTDNSIVINGKTFTTDDENYGALAQAINDEGTMTATYDAAAHTLTLNDNAGSGDVVFLTAEKSYRQLASEINEEDSFTSFVTKPISDDILTLSQPGKPVYQSDVMVYGKEIVDADGGTITVTVDGVDKEFTVSAETTYDDLIKEINLDEDLDARLTSEGRLSISHADRETEITVTESLTSETLGMSLGEKFSTANITYEQLAKKISNNSSYNANIEKVGVDSNRLVIKSVESGLEHAITITQTGITDLGYGEAANHTVEAQNLKATVDGINYNVSSNVIVVDGGLKITAVEENEPGEFSAISIEKDVSTVQPMVQEFVTQYNALISKIDDELYSADSKIQDKSVLRTIVEGVKKELFGEYGEDEDLSIFNFGFEIDKSGVLSLDSEKFNEALENDIDSLKNLFIGAAEKPGLGTQLKEYVDSLDSFEGLLTKYEENMNSRKESLEEDVEEAQESLDSRYALLSQQFASYGAVIAQFENQFSGLKMMIEQSTSSN, via the coding sequence ATGGCTGAAGGAATCTTAGGATTAGGAAGTTCTAGTTTAAACCAAGAGCTTTTTGATAAATTAAAAGAAGCAGATAGAGCTGCAAGAGTACAACCAATTGAAGACCGACTTAATGCTATTACAGAAGAAGGTGGTGAAAGTGATGCACTAAAAGCTATTATAGAACAAGTTAATATATTCTTAGATAGTGTAAAACCTTTTGACCTTTTTGTTAAAGGTGGAATAAATGCTTTTAATCAAAAATCAGCAAATGTTGTAGGTACTTCTGCTGTTTTTGATGCAGTTAATGTTGGAAAAATTAGTGAAGGTACAACAGAAGTTTTTGTAGAGCAGTTAGCAAAAAAAGATGTTTTTCAATCTAATACTTTTACTGATAAGGATGCAAAAATACCTACAGATAATAGTATTGTAATTAATGGGAAAACTTTTACTACTGATGATGAAAACTATGGAGCTTTAGCACAAGCAATCAATGATGAGGGAACAATGACTGCTACATATGATGCTGCTGCACATACTTTAACTCTTAATGATAATGCAGGAAGTGGAGATGTTGTTTTTTTAACTGCTGAGAAATCATATAGACAGTTAGCTTCTGAAATTAATGAAGAAGATAGTTTTACTTCTTTTGTTACTAAACCTATATCTGATGATATTTTAACATTGTCTCAGCCAGGTAAACCTGTTTACCAAAGTGATGTTATGGTATATGGTAAAGAAATAGTTGATGCTGATGGTGGAACTATAACAGTGACTGTAGATGGTGTAGATAAAGAGTTTACTGTTAGTGCAGAGACTACTTATGATGATTTAATCAAAGAAATAAATTTAGATGAAGATCTTGATGCAAGATTAACTTCTGAAGGTAGGTTATCAATATCTCATGCTGATAGAGAAACAGAAATAACTGTAACTGAATCTTTAACTTCAGAAACTTTAGGAATGTCATTAGGTGAAAAATTTTCTACTGCTAATATCACATATGAGCAATTAGCAAAAAAAATAAGCAATAATAGTAGTTATAATGCAAATATTGAAAAAGTAGGAGTTGATTCAAATAGATTAGTTATTAAAAGTGTTGAGTCTGGACTTGAACATGCAATTACTATTACTCAAACTGGGATAACAGACTTAGGTTATGGTGAAGCTGCAAACCATACAGTAGAAGCACAAAATTTAAAAGCAACTGTGGATGGTATTAATTATAATGTTTCTTCAAATGTTATAGTTGTTGATGGTGGATTAAAAATAACTGCAGTTGAAGAAAACGAACCAGGAGAGTTTTCAGCAATTTCTATTGAGAAAGATGTTTCTACAGTTCAACCTATGGTACAAGAATTTGTTACACAATACAATGCTTTAATATCTAAAATTGATGATGAATTATATTCTGCTGATAGTAAAATACAAGATAAGTCAGTCCTTAGAACTATAGTTGAAGGGGTTAAAAAAGAACTTTTTGGGGAATATGGAGAAGATGAAGATTTAAGTATCTTTAATTTTGGTTTTGAAATTGATAAAAGTGGTGTTTTAAGTTTAGATAGTGAAAAGTTTAATGAAGCACTAGAAAACGATATTGATTCTTTAAAAAATCTTTTTATTGGAGCAGCTGAGAAGCCTGGATTAGGAACTCAATTAAAAGAGTATGTTGATTCATTAGACTCTTTTGAAGGTTTGCTAACTAAATATGAAGAGAATATGAATTCAAGAAAAGAATCTTTAGAAGAAGATGTTGAAGAAGCACAAGAATCTTTAGATAGTAGATATGCATTATTATCACAGCAATTTGCATCATATGGTGCAGTAATTGCACAGTTTGAAAACCAATTCTCAGGTCTAAAAATGATGATTGAACAATCAACATCAAGTAACTAG
- the fliS gene encoding flagellar export chaperone FliS: protein MGIEAYQQQGAVSNDPYMLVLKLYEGSIKYLSFVKHAMETGDVESKFTNINKTVAIFDELRNVLDFDSGGDVSYYLDGLYLYQIETLFTAGVDDNINAVEQVMKVVQGLIDAWKEETGL from the coding sequence ATGGGAATTGAAGCATATCAGCAACAAGGCGCAGTATCAAATGACCCTTACATGCTTGTACTAAAGTTATATGAAGGAAGTATAAAATATTTATCTTTTGTAAAGCATGCAATGGAGACAGGTGACGTAGAATCTAAGTTCACTAATATTAATAAAACAGTAGCTATTTTTGATGAATTACGAAATGTACTTGATTTTGATAGTGGAGGAGATGTTTCTTATTATTTAGACGGCTTATATTTATATCAAATAGAAACATTGTTCACAGCAGGTGTTGATGATAATATCAACGCAGTAGAACAAGTAATGAAAGTTGTTCAAGGTTTAATTGACGCATGGAAAGAAGAGACAGGTCTTTAA
- the fliL gene encoding flagellar basal body-associated protein FliL has protein sequence MAEENGETKAGGGKGLMIVLIALIVILLLAVGVGGYLLVSSGVLNGQQTEQQVQKAEAGDSNEMYKTAINDLVLNITNAKGREKLMKLSFHIKSTEPTIEKIVEEYKPEIVDAVIAQISSRSSEELLTVGGKALLKEELMEDINNIINEVTSGNDDVKRNNVKNILFTTFVIK, from the coding sequence ATGGCAGAAGAAAATGGCGAAACTAAAGCTGGTGGTGGAAAAGGTTTAATGATAGTGCTTATAGCACTGATTGTTATTTTATTGCTTGCAGTAGGTGTTGGTGGTTATTTGCTAGTTAGTAGTGGAGTATTAAATGGTCAACAAACAGAACAACAAGTACAAAAAGCAGAAGCTGGCGATTCAAATGAAATGTATAAAACAGCAATTAATGATTTAGTACTTAATATTACTAATGCAAAAGGTAGAGAAAAACTAATGAAACTATCTTTTCATATAAAAAGTACAGAACCTACAATTGAAAAAATAGTTGAAGAGTATAAACCAGAAATAGTAGATGCTGTTATTGCACAAATTAGTTCAAGAAGTTCAGAAGAGTTATTAACTGTAGGTGGCAAAGCACTTTTAAAAGAAGAGCTAATGGAAGATATTAATAATATTATTAATGAAGTAACATCAGGTAATGATGATGTAAAAAGAAATAATGTTAAAAATATTTTATTTACAACTTTTGTAATTAAATAA
- a CDS encoding flagellar basal body L-ring protein FlgH codes for MKLSKYLLLTILPFLLAGCVEQPEIKFEKPALQIPKKEPVVQKKKGSLYSMRGPSLFADKKDLQIGDIIQVKISESLNSKTNTKREISSDRNSNLGGGLVSQMDANIPLSSTVQKAADKFNSYAGVNFGTKSKSENTGEVKTNLSETFTTSVSAIIEETYQNGNYLIRAQKEMLIDGQKQSLVLTGVIRPYDITPENSVTSSQVANLKILYIKDGEEQDVMRTPWATRILQTFWPF; via the coding sequence ATGAAATTAAGTAAATATCTATTATTAACAATTTTACCATTTTTATTGGCAGGATGTGTTGAACAACCTGAAATAAAGTTTGAAAAACCAGCTCTTCAAATTCCTAAAAAAGAGCCAGTAGTTCAAAAGAAAAAAGGTTCTTTATATTCAATGAGAGGACCTTCATTATTTGCAGATAAAAAAGATTTACAAATTGGAGATATAATCCAAGTTAAAATTAGTGAATCATTAAATTCAAAAACAAATACAAAAAGAGAAATAAGTTCAGACAGAAACTCTAACTTAGGTGGTGGACTGGTCTCGCAAATGGATGCTAATATTCCTCTATCTTCTACCGTACAAAAAGCAGCAGATAAGTTTAACTCTTATGCAGGTGTGAATTTTGGAACTAAAAGCAAAAGTGAAAATACTGGGGAAGTAAAAACTAATCTTAGTGAAACATTTACTACTAGTGTTTCTGCTATAATTGAAGAGACATATCAAAATGGTAACTATTTAATTCGTGCACAAAAAGAGATGTTAATTGATGGGCAAAAGCAATCATTAGTTTTAACTGGAGTAATAAGACCTTATGATATAACCCCTGAAAATTCAGTAACTTCATCACAAGTTGCAAATTTGAAGATATTATATATAAAAGATGGTGAAGAGCAAGATGTTATGAGAACCCCTTGGGCAACTAGGATTCTACAGACTTTCTGGCCTTTTTAA
- the rimO gene encoding 30S ribosomal protein S12 methylthiotransferase RimO, which translates to MRFSETKPTKTLHLVSLGCTKNLVDSEIMLGKLKEYEIINDPTIADVIIVNTCGFIDSAKEESINTILNLHDERKEESVLVMAGCLTQRYQEELQKELPEIDIFTGVGDYDKIDKLVNEKRSAFTDEVFLLDESNDRVITGSSYHAYIKLSEGCNQTCSFCAIPSFKGKLHSRTLESLVKEVKNLVSNGYKDFSFVSQDSSSYLRDLNINNGLEKLIEEVEKIKGVQSARILYLYPSTTTLKLIEKIKNSTVFENYFDMPLQHISSNILKIMKRGKGVEKLKELMNSMKAVPNSFVRTTFIVGHPGESQEDFEELCDFVRNYKFDRANVFSYSDEEGTSAYDMLDKVPQEIIDARAEILGEIIKETTLESLAQEIGNEFDVYVDGESDEHEYLLSARKVAWAPEIDGEIYINDNELLDENSEAKQIEFGGKYRVKITELVGDKLLATVTKEYAN; encoded by the coding sequence ATGAGATTTAGCGAAACAAAACCTACAAAAACTTTACATTTAGTTAGCCTTGGGTGTACTAAAAACCTTGTTGATTCAGAAATCATGTTAGGAAAACTAAAAGAGTATGAAATAATCAATGATCCTACTATTGCTGATGTAATTATCGTAAATACTTGTGGATTTATTGATAGTGCAAAAGAAGAGAGTATTAATACAATTTTAAATTTACATGATGAAAGAAAAGAAGAGTCTGTTTTAGTAATGGCAGGATGTCTAACACAAAGATATCAAGAAGAGCTACAAAAGGAGCTTCCTGAAATTGATATTTTTACAGGAGTTGGAGACTATGACAAAATAGACAAACTTGTAAATGAAAAAAGATCTGCTTTTACTGATGAAGTATTCTTATTAGATGAATCAAATGATAGAGTTATTACAGGTTCTTCTTACCATGCATATATCAAGCTAAGTGAAGGGTGTAATCAAACCTGTTCATTTTGTGCTATTCCTAGTTTTAAAGGTAAACTTCATTCTAGAACTTTAGAATCACTTGTAAAAGAGGTTAAAAATCTAGTTTCTAATGGATATAAAGATTTCTCATTTGTTTCACAAGACTCATCTTCTTATTTAAGAGATTTGAATATTAATAATGGACTTGAAAAGCTTATTGAAGAAGTTGAAAAAATCAAAGGAGTTCAAAGTGCAAGAATTCTTTATTTATATCCAAGTACAACAACTTTAAAGCTAATAGAAAAAATTAAAAACTCAACTGTATTTGAAAACTATTTTGATATGCCTTTACAACATATCTCTTCTAATATCTTAAAAATTATGAAAAGAGGAAAAGGTGTTGAAAAATTAAAAGAGCTAATGAACTCAATGAAAGCAGTACCAAACTCTTTTGTAAGAACAACATTTATTGTAGGACATCCTGGAGAATCTCAAGAAGACTTTGAAGAGTTATGTGATTTTGTTAGAAACTATAAGTTTGACCGAGCAAATGTATTCTCGTACTCAGATGAAGAAGGAACAAGTGCATATGATATGTTAGATAAAGTTCCACAAGAGATTATAGATGCAAGAGCTGAAATTCTAGGTGAGATTATAAAAGAGACTACACTTGAATCACTAGCACAAGAGATCGGAAATGAGTTTGATGTTTATGTTGATGGAGAAAGTGATGAACATGAGTATTTATTAAGTGCAAGAAAAGTAGCTTGGGCTCCAGAAATTGATGGAGAAATTTATATTAACGACAATGAACTACTAGATGAAAACAGTGAAGCAAAACAGATTGAATTTGGTGGTAAATACAGAGTTAAAATTACAGAATTAGTAGGAGACAAACTACTAGCAACTGTTACAAAAGAATATGCAAACTAA